From Verrucomicrobiota bacterium:
AGCAAAAGCCGTTGCTAGATTGACACATAACCAGGGCAAGCGATTACGAACCGACGTACGCCAGGAGGTATCCAACATTTCCTCACCTGAGAGACCCACCATCCTCTGCATATCCTCAGTAGCCTCCTCTTGAACAATCTCGATGACATCATCACTCAGGATAATACCTTGTAAGCGCTGAAAATCATCCACTACAGGAATAGAATTAAAGTGATAACGCTGAAATAAAGTGGCTACTTCTTCTTGGTCTGCATGAACGGAGACACACCTTACATCTCGATCCATCAGTTCCTCGATCATACGATCCGCTTTGGAGAAAAGAAGATCCCTAACCCTCAGAACACCACGAAGTCTGCCATCCTCATCTATTACATAGATGTAAAACAAATCTTCACTGTTAATCTCTTCGTGCGTACGCAGCTTTTCGGTAGCTTCGGCAACACTCAATGACTCGGAGAGCGCAATAAACTCGGTCTGCATGGTACCCCCAGCAGAATCCTCGGGATATTTCAAAAGGCTGCGCATCTCAGCAGCATCTTCGGGATTCAGGGAACCCATGATCTCATTGAGACGCTTAGCAGAAAGTTGCCCTAAGACGTCTGCAGCATCATCCGTAAACATCTCTCCGATAATTCCAGAAAGCCTATTGAGGCGCATAGTTTCAAAAAGCTGCACGGACATCTCAATGGGATACTCCGCTATCACTTCCGCAGTTAATTCATCAGGTAGTTGTCGCAAAACCTCGCGAATTTTACTTACTGGGATAGACCTTGTTTGCTCAGCAATGTCAGCAGGGTGACATTGCTTTAATGACTCTATCCATTGTGGATCTTTGACATCAATGATCAGCTCATCTATTTTTTCCAAAGCGCACCTCCCAAACGGTTTAACCCGAATGATGCCTTAGAGACCTAAAGATCTGTGCAAGATCTTGGGCCAAGAAACATCATCTCCATTGGATCAAACTACGGCAAAGCTTCTGCAGTGTCAGCTAAATTTCCGAATAACATCCTTTACCAAAACAAGCTATTTGCCATAAATAAATCGCTCGCAAGAATTTCCAGAATAGTCTAGCTATTAAACCCCACCAGTATGCATTGATTATGATTCCATTAGAAGACAACCACGAAGATATCATCGGCAAAGCCATTACAGGACTGAACTTATCTCCCAAGGATATTTGTGAAAAATCAGGCATCCATGCAGACGATTTAAAAAAAATTTTAGCTGGCGACACAGACAAGGAAGCCATTTCCAAAATTGCACCAACACTAAATCTCTCTATCCAAGCACTGCTCGACAGTGCAGAAAAAAAGTGGCACCCAAACATCTCTTCCCTACCAGCAGAATTGCACACCTATACCACTCCATTTGATGACATGACGGTAAACTCCTACCTCATTATCTTACCCAAGACCAATCGCGCCATAGCCTTTGACACTGGAACCGATGCAAATCAGATGCTGGACTTAATTTCCAGCGAAAATCTCCAGCTAACGCACATCTTTCTTACCCATACACATGGAGACCATATTTTTGAGCTCGATCGCATGACTGAGAAAACGGGAGCGATAGCTCATGTCAATGTCAAGGAGAAGATCCCTGGAGCTACTACTTTTAATTTTGGAAAACATTTTGAATTAGATTCCGTGACTATTCGCACCTTGCAAACGACTGGCCATAGTATTGGCGGAACAACCTATGTGCTAGAGGGTTTGAGTAAAAAGCTAGCCATTGTCGGAGACGCTATCTTCGCCGGATCTATGGGAGGCGGCATGATTTCTTATGAAGATGCCTTAGAGGCTAATCAATCTCAGATCTTAACTCTGCCAGATGAAACTCTATTATGTCCAGGCCACGGCCCCATCACTCAAGTAGGCTTGGAAAAGCAACACAACCCATTTTTTGCCACAGCCTAAAAATCAATCACAATTGAGGAGGTGGATAAAAGATCGTATTCCTGCTTATCCGAAGCTGGCTTATTATCATATAAATTCTCCAAAGAAAATCGTAGACTCAGATGCTCCATCAGGCGGCTTTCTAATCCTAACTCAAAACTAGCATTCCAGTCCTCAAGGTCCTGGGCATTTTGTAAAAACCCAGCTTCATGATACATTTTAATCGCATCATTAAATTGATATTCTATATGATGGGTCACTCGTCCACGCAGACTTGTGTCTAGACTCGAGTCGTTTAATTCCTCCAGCACGAGCACAGGCCCCGCTTCCAAAGACATAGAAAATTTATCTGTTTCGTAAAACTTATATCCAATTCCAGGCCCAATCGTAAATCGGTAATTAATCCCTAATTGATCATCATAAAGCCCTTCCCCTAGTGCTAACCAATACCAACGATCACCAATCTCTCGGTTGTATTGCAGACGCCCCAAGGCTTTTTGAGCCGTGGTTTCTTCTTCTGTTTCTCCTAAAGACCCCTCGACACGTAATTGTAATTTATCTAGTTCACTCTCACGAGTGGCTTTGGCTTTAAGGTTCAGCAAAAAGGAATCTGTATTGCCGCGCGACAAATTTGCACCAAGTGAGATATCACGCTTCCATTTGACTTTGTTTAAATCAGTGAGTTGTTCCATCTTTGCCTGTGGCGTCAACGGCTTAGCCGTCACTGGCCTGCCGGACAATTGCCCACGTAATGCTTCATTCTCTTTTTTTAGCGATTCAATTTCCTTCAACAAATCATTCCTAGTTCGACTATCCGCCAATCCCACAGACAGGCTTACTGTAAAAATAGCCAATGTGAGTAAAACCGCTCTTGAATATTCTCTCCCTAAAATTTTCATTGCCTCCTAATAAACAGAATCCCTACCAGATATCAATGACTTAGAGGAGGCCATGATGATATGGAGAAGTTGCTCAAAAAATGTGGTCATGATAATCATTGCCTAGAAGCAGTTCTTACCCTATGCTTTTGGGCCATTTAATCAGAGAAAAACCATGGGAAAAACACTCTTCGAAAAAGTTTGGGAAGCGCACAAGGTTCAGGATTTAGCTAATGGGCAAACACAACTGCTTATTGGAACGCATCTCGTACACGAAGTGACTAGTCCTCAAGCGTTTGCTATGCTAAGAGAGCGTGGTTTAAAGGTCCGGTATCCTCACCGCACATTTGCTACCGTTGACCATATTATCCCAACTGATCAACGCGAACGCCCTTTTGCTGACCAGCTAGCAGATGATATGATCGAAGAACTGGGTAAGAACTGTAAAGAGTTCGGTGTTACTTATTTCGATGTCGCTTCAGGAAAGCAGGGAATTGTTCACACTGTTGGGCCAGAGCAGGGCATTACTCAGCCAGGAACCACCATCGCTTGCGGAGACTCTCATACTTCTACTCATGGTGCTTTCGGAGCCATAGCTTTCGGCATTGGCACAAGCCAGGTGCGAGACGTTCTTGCCACACAAACGATGGCCATAGGCAAACTCAAAGTTCGCCGCATCAATGTAAATGGACAGCTCAGCGCTGGAGTCTATGCCAAAGACGTAATTCTTCACATTATTCGAATACTTGGAGTAAATGGCGGCACCGGCTATGCCTACGAATACGCGGGAAATACCTTTGATAACTTCTCTATGGAAGAACGCATGACCGTTTGCAATATGTCGATTGAGGGTGGTGCACGAGTTGGTTATGTCAACCCCGATGAAACAACTTTTGCGTATCTGAAAGGACGCCCGTATTCACCCAAGGGCGTACCATGGGATCAAGCAGTCGAACAATGGCAGTCTTTTGCATCTGATGCTGACGCTAAATATGATGATGTAGTGAATATCAATGCCGCTGATATCGAACCAACCGTAACTTGGGGCATTAATCCGAGTCAGGGCATCGCCATTAATGAAAATATCCCTGCAGTCGCTGATGGTGCCAATGAAGCGGATCAAGCTTCCATTGCTGAAGCTCTCGAATACATGCAATTCGAGGGAGGAGAAGCAATCAAAGGCAAAAAGATCAACGTCGCCTTCATTGGCTCATGCACCAACGGTCGATACTCCGATTTTGTTGAAGTAGCAGAGTATATCAAAGGCCATAAGGTTGCTGAGGGTGTCCGAGCCATAGCTGTGCCCGGATCACAAGTCGTGGGAAGAATCCTCCATGAAAAGGGTATTGACCAAATATTTAGGGATGCTGGCTTTGATTGGCGTGATGCCGGTTGCTCCATGTGCTTAGCCATGAATCCTGACAAATTGGTTGGAGATGAGCTATGCGCTAGCTCCAGCAATCGAAATTTTAAAGGGCGCCAAGGCAGCCCTACTGGTAGAACCCTATTAATGAGCCCATTAATGGTCGCTGCTGCTGCCGTGAAAGGAGAGGTCAGTGATGCTCGTGAGGTCTTTCAACCCGAATCGTTGATCCTCTAATATCTCAAACTTAACATTTAATATGGATAAAATCACTCAAGTTAAAGGCCGTTGTGTTCCCGCACCCGGCAACGATATAGACACCGATCGTATTATCCCAGCCAGATTCATGAAGTGCGTCACTTTTGATGGCCTAGGTGAATATTTCTTTTATGACGTTCGTTTCGACAAGGAAGGTAACAAAACGGATCACGCTCTTAATGACAAAAAGTTTGAGGGCGCGACTATCTTACTTTCAGGAAACAATTTTGGCTGTGGTTCTTCACGCGAACACGCTCCCCAATCCATCTATCGTTATGGAATAAGAGCTGTTGTAGCAGAGGGTTATGCTGAGATTTTCTTTGGGAATTCCACAACTCTTGGCATGCCTTGCGTCACCGCCAACAAAGAGGATATAGCGAGTATTCGTGAAATCATTGAGGACGACCCCTCTGCTGAACTTCTTATTGATATCCATGTACTTCAGTTAAGTATTAAGGACCAAACCTTCCCCTGTGAGATGCGTGACTCAGCCCGCGAGGCACTTACTTCTGGCCGCTGGGACCCCCTTGGCAGCTTAATTGAATCAGAGAAACAAGTTGCCACCGTGGCACAAAAGCTTCCGTATATGTCCATCTAATTAGAACCTTATTGAAATGGCATGGGTTCACATTCCTGTTTTCTCCATTGAGACCTATCCAATGCTTGCTATAGTTCCATATGGATAAAATCCTAAAAATCCTTGAAGAAAATGCTCTAGCGTCGCCTGAGACCATTGCAGAAATGCTCAAAAGGCCTGTCGATCAAGTGCGCCAAGAAATTAAGAAACTTGAGGAGGAAGATGTCATACTCGCCTATAAAGCAATCGTCGATGACGAGAAGGCTGATCGCAAGCTGGTCTTAGCCGTGATTGAAGTGCGGATCACACCCGAACGAGGTGGTGGATTCAATAGGCTCGCAGATAGAATTGCTCAATTTGCGGAAGTTAAATCATGCTACTTAATGAGCGGCTCCTACGACTTACTAGTATTTGTAGAAGGCCCAGATCTAAAACAAGTCGCTAGTTTTGTTTCTGCAAAGCTCTCAACCTTAGAAGGTGTTCTTTCAACGGCTACGCACTTCATGCTAAAAACATATAAGGAGCAAGGCACCTTATTCCGACGTCATAGTTCTGAGGAACGCTTGAGCATCTCACCATGAGCCAACGCCCACCCACTTCCCTCAGCGACTCAGAATCTTTTATCGCCGAACATATACGGAATATCCCACGTTCCGGAATACGCGATTTTTTTGAACTGGTCCAAGGTCGTCAGGACATCATATCACTAGGGATAGGAGAACCAGATTTTGTCACTCCCTGGCATATCAGAGAAGCCACTATCTATGCACTTGAACAGGGCAAGACAAGCTATACCTCTAACCTAGGATTACTAAGCCTCCGTAAGAGCATTTCGTACTACCTTGAAAAGAATTTCCAGATTCGTTATCAACCCGAAAATGAAATTATCATCACTGTTGGTGTATCAGAAGCTATCGATCTAGCGCTTCGGGCTATTATCAACCCGGGAGACGAGATCCTCTATCACCAACCTTGTTATGTATCCTATTCGCCTAGTATTTTACTCGCTCGCGGCGTGCCTATCCCGGTCATGACTAAGCCTGAAAATGATTTTTCGCTAAAAGCAGAGGATATTGCACCTCTCATCACCTCTAAGACCAAGGCCCTCCTTCTCAACTTCCCCACAAACCCTACAGGTGCGGTTTTGCCAAAAGAGGAGGCTCAGAAAATTGCAAAACTTTGCTCGGAAAATAACATCCTAGTCATTTCTGACGAAGTGTACGCTGAACTCACTTATGATGGAGAACATGTCTCAATCGCCTCCCTACCAGGTATGCGCGAAAGAACTATATTCCTCCATGGATTAAGTAAGGCATATGCGATGACAGGATTTCGCCTCGGTTATGCTTGTGCTTCTGCTCCTCTAGTAGAAGCCATGATGCGGGTACACCAATATTCCATGTTATGCGCTTCTATTATGAGTCAAGAAGCAGCCATTGAAGCATTAGAAAACGGCAAAACAGAGATGGAGAGGATGAAATCTTCTTATCAAGAGCGCCGAAACTACATCGTACATCATTTTAAGCGACTTGGTCTTACTTGCTTCGAACCTCAGGGAGCCTTTTATGTTTTCCCTTCTATTCAATCAACGGGCCTAAGCAGCCACGAGTTTGCCCATCAATTAGTCAACCAAGAAAATGTTGCAGTCGTCCCTGGTAATGCATTTGGGGAAGGCGGAGAAGGCTTTATCCGCTGCAGTTACGCAACTTCCATGAAGCTCCTAGAAGAGGCCATGCATAGAATAGAAAGATTTTGCAAAAGCATGACAAACTCTTCAGTCTAAATAAAGTATGGATCCAAGCTTCAGTTATCTAGCGATTCCCTCAAAAAATAAAGATGCGCCTCAGGACAGCCAATTAGCACTGACCATACGCGATCTTAAAGTGGATAAGCAAGGCAATATGCTTCTATCTTCACCTTGTCTCAATATCCAAGAAATAGATCAAGAAATCGATGACCTCATTATCCAATTAGAAAAGCTTCGCTTTGATGCTAAGCACGAACTCACTCGCCTGAAAAAGTTCCCGGATGTCACTCAAGTTGATGTTCACCAGCCACCTTCTAGGCCTAAAAAGCGCGCTACCCGAAAAGATCTACAAGGTAATGATCCAAAACCATCTCAGAAACATTAACCGCGCTAGTAGTAATGAGATAGGATAATGTTATTATCCCAATCAAGAGCGCTAATAAGCAAAGTACAATAACCATGCCGCATTTTTCCCCTTTGTAATTCTTAATAGATGAAGGCGCTTTAAACTACTCATGCGAATACTTTTTCTAATAACTTATATATATATCGCCATTTTTTTGGTAAAATTAACCTCAGCTCCCTCAAACCACCCTCACCCTGAGCTCTTCAATGTAAAAGAGCACTTGCCTACAGCGATTATTGACATGCGCTACGCTACTAAAAATAATTTTGTGGGTAAAAAGCTTTATAAAGACTCCAATGCTTACCTCCGTAAGGAGACCATCGAAGCACTCAAAAAAGTCATCTCCGAATTAGAACCAAAGGGCTTCCGATTAATTATTCTAGATGCCTACCGCCCTCCTTCCGTTCAAAAAGCACTTTTCGAGAGCACCAAATACAAAGCTTTTGTAGCCCCTCCAATCCCTAAGTATAACCGCCATGGAAGGGGAACAGCCGTTGATGCCTCTCTTGCAGATCTCAATGGCAAACCGGTAGAAATGCCTTCCAAATTCGATGAATTTTCTAAAAAAGCCGACCAAGACTTCTCTGATGTATCAAAAACAGCTGGTAAGCATGCAAGGATTTTGATCCGAGCCTTTCATCAAGCTGGCTTCTCAGGCCTTCGCCATGAGTGGTGGCATTTTGATCTTCGTGGCTGGCAAAACTTTGAAATCATTGAAAATTAATGGATTTCTTTTAGATGCCTGCATATAGGTATTATTGAGCTTGGCTAAGCATAGTGATGTCAATAGATTATCACTTCTATAATAATATATTGATATTATAACCGTGACTATTATAATCATAGAACCGTGAGAGACCTTAGCCCCATTATAGACTGCAAAGTCGGTGACTTTTTGAAAAGTCTGCTACACTGTGCACTTAGTGGCCATCTTACTCTAATCAATCCTCAAAAAGGTCAACGTGCTAGGATTACATTACATCGTGGACTCGTTACAGACGTTGAGTATCTCTACGAAGCCGAGCAACAGCTCCCAGTAACAAATTTTATTGATGCACTCTGTTGGCCCAATGCCTCCTATGAATGGGTTGAGGCCCATACAAGTCGAACAGATAGAATCTTTCCCAAGATCACAGAGATCCATGTAATTGCTAATAACCTTCAGCAGTCTCTTAAACACACAAATTTCTCTGCTGGCACATGTAAACAGTACATCGATATGCGGAGAGCATTTTTCCCGTTTACAATGGTTTGCACTCACAGCACAGGTAAGACTTTTGAGTGTCTAATAGAAAATGAAATCGCTGTATTTGGCCAAGATGAGACTGCTCACATCAGTCTGGAAGATACAGAGATTAGCCCCTCTCATACTAAATTAAAAATAAATCAAAATGGCATGTGGCTAACTGACTTAGGTTCCAAGACTGGTACTAAAATTAATGATCTTAAAATACTGCCTCATGATTTATTCCCATTTACATTTAAAGATCAACTCACTTTAGGTCGCTATCAAATTAAGCCATCGACTGAAACAATTCTGAAAGCCTCTTTATATAAAAATCTTGCTGCACGAGAACTTAGACTACTTACGCGTAAGAGTCACTTGATATCCAATCTAGATCTAAAACAACTTATAAGTAGACACAAGATGCAAAAGAAAATGCAAGAAGCAGATACGACCCTACAGTCCTGACAAGCGCCCAGCCCTCTATGCTAATTCTTTAGGCGGGCCAGCCTGTATTCAGTTTTACTATCCTTTGTAGTCCAGCCCAGTGACTCGATTTTCAACCTGAGCTCATCAGCCCTTGCCCAGTCCTTTGCTAACTTCGCGGTCCATCTCTCTTCGGCAAAAGCTTTGATCTCGTCCGGTGCCACTTCTTCAACCACCCTAGGCAATTCAAGCCCCATGGCATTTAAAATGAAGGCAATCTGATTAAGCCACTCATTCGCTTGGTCTGAGTTGATGTCGCCTTTAGCTATTTCTTTTTCAACATCACGAAGCCCAGTAAATAGTTTACCGTCTGCTTCGGGGGTTTTTAAATCGTCCAGTAAGGCCTCCCAAGCTTGCTGAAATAGGCCTAAATGCTCCAGAGGCTTTTTCACTTGTTGCTGATAGCTCGGCAATGACTTTAGTGTCCCTTTATCCAGCAAGAGATCCACTATTTTTTTTATCTTGAGCAGGGCCTGTTGTGCTGCATGCAGTGTATCTAAAGTAAAATTTAGTGTCTGGCGATAATGCCCTCTCATAAGCACATATCTCATATCCATAGGAGAAAAACCCTTAGCTAGAATATCTTCTAGGGTATATAAATTGCCTAGCCTCTTGCTCATTTTTCCTCCATCTACCATCAAGTGAGCAACGTGAAACCAATGGCGGCAAAATCGCTTACCTGTGCAACATTCACTCTGAGCAATTTCATTTTCATGATGAGGAAAAATAAGATCTACTCCCCCAGAATGAAGATCAAAGTCATCTCCTAAATATTTCATACTCATGGCACTACATTCGAGATGCCATCCTGGTCTTCCTTTACCCCAAGGACTATCCCATGTATTGTCTCCATCATCTTTTCGATAAGCTTTCCAAAGAGCAAAGTCCGCTAGTTGCTCCTTTTCATATTCATCATTATTATTCAAAGAATCAGCTGATCCTATGCGAAGTTCTTGCTCATCTAGGTGTGCCAATCGTCCGTAATGCTTAAATGAGCTAATTGAGAAATAGACTGAACCATCCCCTCCAACATAGGCATGCCCTTTTTCCATTAATTTTTGTATAAGATGAATTTGCTCTGCGATATGGTTAACTGCACTTGGCTCAACATGAGGCTTTAATAGATTGAGTAACTCACAGTCCTTAGCAAATCTATTATACCAGTAGGTTGTAAACTCTTTCAGACTTTTACCCTCTGCTTGAGACTGCCGAATAGTCTTATCATCCAAATCAGTTATATTGCGGACATGCTTCATCTTGAAACCTGAAAGCTCCACAACACGGCGAAGCAAATCCTGAAGAACAAAAGTACGAAAGTTCCCTATATGCGCAGGCCCATACACAGTAGGACCACAGCAATAAATTCTAAGTGCTTTGCCGTCGCTCGGCTCTACTGACAATTTCGTTCTACTTAGTGTATCAAATAAATGAAATTTCACTTTAATTTATCCTTAATAAGATGGCTTCCTCTACCTCAACTAACACCTCAATTGGCAATGATAAGTCATTTAATGCTTGGAGTCTACTCCTGGCAACAATTCCTAGTAGCGGCTTGTTCATACTATCTAATTGATGAAAGTCCTCTGCAGTATCCAATTCGATCACTTTTTCAGAAATAGCACCGTAATAGCGACTCCCCAACATCATACCATATGGGTTCAATGCACCGGAGTCTTCTTTAAATGACATACTGATAAATATACCTTCATTATATTTAGTTGCTTTGAGTTCCTCCCCTAATTCTCGCCACAGTTCCACGTAAGGGGCATACTCCTCTCTTTTAAGATGATAATGGTAATGTGCAGTTATCCAACAAGGAATAGAACTAAGGAGAAGCAAGATGACAGATAGCATAGGCCTGTTACCTAATAGTTTTATCCAGGTCCATGCTGCAAAGACAGCCATTATCGGTAGGATGGGAAAGAGATACCTATGCGAATGCCCTGTTAGAGAACTCATTCCTAGAAAAAAGAGGAACACCCATAACGCACTCAACCATAAAACCTTTTCCTTTCTAAATTCTTTTGCCAAAAGAATCCATAGATTTCCTACAAGGGCCAACCCGGCAAATAAAAACCACTTCTTACTCATCCACCAAATGTAAGTGAATGGGCCATAATTAAAGTCACGTCGAACCATCTCAGACAACTCATATTTTATATAGGTATCAAAGTAAGCATTTCCAAAGCGGATGATTTGCAGAGTAGGCCACACCGAGGCAAGCAATAATGCGAATAGCAAACTTCCCCACAGCCAAATATTATGCAAACGCACACGCTCTGTCCTATTGAATCCAAACCCTAGGAGACAAAATAACCAGATAGCAAAGGGTAATGGAGTTTTTTGCAATGCACCTAGAACACAAACTAAGGCTACTCCAGCCCACCACCTCACATCTCTACAGGCTAGTCCAATCAATACCCAGGTGAGGATAC
This genomic window contains:
- the mgtE gene encoding magnesium transporter; the encoded protein is MEKIDELIIDVKDPQWIESLKQCHPADIAEQTRSIPVSKIREVLRQLPDELTAEVIAEYPIEMSVQLFETMRLNRLSGIIGEMFTDDAADVLGQLSAKRLNEIMGSLNPEDAAEMRSLLKYPEDSAGGTMQTEFIALSESLSVAEATEKLRTHEEINSEDLFYIYVIDEDGRLRGVLRVRDLLFSKADRMIEELMDRDVRCVSVHADQEEVATLFQRYHFNSIPVVDDFQRLQGIILSDDVIEIVQEEATEDMQRMVGLSGEEMLDTSWRTSVRNRLPWLCVNLATAFAAGLVVSIFEETIAQYAVLAIFLPIIAGQGGNAGTQTLTILVRSLALSEVSLQQQRAALVKEVVVGLINGISIGLIVGLVSWVWKGNLSLGIITCLAMALNMLVAAVAGVLIPLGLKSLKIDPALASAIMLTTVTDVIGFFVFLGLAALGMQFFPQYML
- a CDS encoding MBL fold metallo-hydrolase, with translation MIPLEDNHEDIIGKAITGLNLSPKDICEKSGIHADDLKKILAGDTDKEAISKIAPTLNLSIQALLDSAEKKWHPNISSLPAELHTYTTPFDDMTVNSYLIILPKTNRAIAFDTGTDANQMLDLISSENLQLTHIFLTHTHGDHIFELDRMTEKTGAIAHVNVKEKIPGATTFNFGKHFELDSVTIRTLQTTGHSIGGTTYVLEGLSKKLAIVGDAIFAGSMGGGMISYEDALEANQSQILTLPDETLLCPGHGPITQVGLEKQHNPFFATA
- a CDS encoding DUF481 domain-containing protein; translated protein: MKILGREYSRAVLLTLAIFTVSLSVGLADSRTRNDLLKEIESLKKENEALRGQLSGRPVTAKPLTPQAKMEQLTDLNKVKWKRDISLGANLSRGNTDSFLLNLKAKATRESELDKLQLRVEGSLGETEEETTAQKALGRLQYNREIGDRWYWLALGEGLYDDQLGINYRFTIGPGIGYKFYETDKFSMSLEAGPVLVLEELNDSSLDTSLRGRVTHHIEYQFNDAIKMYHEAGFLQNAQDLEDWNASFELGLESRLMEHLSLRFSLENLYDNKPASDKQEYDLLSTSSIVIDF
- the leuC gene encoding 3-isopropylmalate dehydratase large subunit, which gives rise to MGKTLFEKVWEAHKVQDLANGQTQLLIGTHLVHEVTSPQAFAMLRERGLKVRYPHRTFATVDHIIPTDQRERPFADQLADDMIEELGKNCKEFGVTYFDVASGKQGIVHTVGPEQGITQPGTTIACGDSHTSTHGAFGAIAFGIGTSQVRDVLATQTMAIGKLKVRRINVNGQLSAGVYAKDVILHIIRILGVNGGTGYAYEYAGNTFDNFSMEERMTVCNMSIEGGARVGYVNPDETTFAYLKGRPYSPKGVPWDQAVEQWQSFASDADAKYDDVVNINAADIEPTVTWGINPSQGIAINENIPAVADGANEADQASIAEALEYMQFEGGEAIKGKKINVAFIGSCTNGRYSDFVEVAEYIKGHKVAEGVRAIAVPGSQVVGRILHEKGIDQIFRDAGFDWRDAGCSMCLAMNPDKLVGDELCASSSNRNFKGRQGSPTGRTLLMSPLMVAAAAVKGEVSDAREVFQPESLIL
- the leuD gene encoding 3-isopropylmalate dehydratase small subunit, producing the protein MDKITQVKGRCVPAPGNDIDTDRIIPARFMKCVTFDGLGEYFFYDVRFDKEGNKTDHALNDKKFEGATILLSGNNFGCGSSREHAPQSIYRYGIRAVVAEGYAEIFFGNSTTLGMPCVTANKEDIASIREIIEDDPSAELLIDIHVLQLSIKDQTFPCEMRDSAREALTSGRWDPLGSLIESEKQVATVAQKLPYMSI
- a CDS encoding Lrp/AsnC family transcriptional regulator, translated to MDKILKILEENALASPETIAEMLKRPVDQVRQEIKKLEEEDVILAYKAIVDDEKADRKLVLAVIEVRITPERGGGFNRLADRIAQFAEVKSCYLMSGSYDLLVFVEGPDLKQVASFVSAKLSTLEGVLSTATHFMLKTYKEQGTLFRRHSSEERLSISP
- a CDS encoding aminotransferase class I/II-fold pyridoxal phosphate-dependent enzyme; this translates as MSQRPPTSLSDSESFIAEHIRNIPRSGIRDFFELVQGRQDIISLGIGEPDFVTPWHIREATIYALEQGKTSYTSNLGLLSLRKSISYYLEKNFQIRYQPENEIIITVGVSEAIDLALRAIINPGDEILYHQPCYVSYSPSILLARGVPIPVMTKPENDFSLKAEDIAPLITSKTKALLLNFPTNPTGAVLPKEEAQKIAKLCSENNILVISDEVYAELTYDGEHVSIASLPGMRERTIFLHGLSKAYAMTGFRLGYACASAPLVEAMMRVHQYSMLCASIMSQEAAIEALENGKTEMERMKSSYQERRNYIVHHFKRLGLTCFEPQGAFYVFPSIQSTGLSSHEFAHQLVNQENVAVVPGNAFGEGGEGFIRCSYATSMKLLEEAMHRIERFCKSMTNSSV
- a CDS encoding M15 family metallopeptidase, producing MVKLTSAPSNHPHPELFNVKEHLPTAIIDMRYATKNNFVGKKLYKDSNAYLRKETIEALKKVISELEPKGFRLIILDAYRPPSVQKALFESTKYKAFVAPPIPKYNRHGRGTAVDASLADLNGKPVEMPSKFDEFSKKADQDFSDVSKTAGKHARILIRAFHQAGFSGLRHEWWHFDLRGWQNFEIIEN
- a CDS encoding FHA domain-containing protein encodes the protein MRDLSPIIDCKVGDFLKSLLHCALSGHLTLINPQKGQRARITLHRGLVTDVEYLYEAEQQLPVTNFIDALCWPNASYEWVEAHTSRTDRIFPKITEIHVIANNLQQSLKHTNFSAGTCKQYIDMRRAFFPFTMVCTHSTGKTFECLIENEIAVFGQDETAHISLEDTEISPSHTKLKINQNGMWLTDLGSKTGTKINDLKILPHDLFPFTFKDQLTLGRYQIKPSTETILKASLYKNLAARELRLLTRKSHLISNLDLKQLISRHKMQKKMQEADTTLQS
- the cysS gene encoding cysteine--tRNA ligase — encoded protein: MKFHLFDTLSRTKLSVEPSDGKALRIYCCGPTVYGPAHIGNFRTFVLQDLLRRVVELSGFKMKHVRNITDLDDKTIRQSQAEGKSLKEFTTYWYNRFAKDCELLNLLKPHVEPSAVNHIAEQIHLIQKLMEKGHAYVGGDGSVYFSISSFKHYGRLAHLDEQELRIGSADSLNNNDEYEKEQLADFALWKAYRKDDGDNTWDSPWGKGRPGWHLECSAMSMKYLGDDFDLHSGGVDLIFPHHENEIAQSECCTGKRFCRHWFHVAHLMVDGGKMSKRLGNLYTLEDILAKGFSPMDMRYVLMRGHYRQTLNFTLDTLHAAQQALLKIKKIVDLLLDKGTLKSLPSYQQQVKKPLEHLGLFQQAWEALLDDLKTPEADGKLFTGLRDVEKEIAKGDINSDQANEWLNQIAFILNAMGLELPRVVEEVAPDEIKAFAEERWTAKLAKDWARADELRLKIESLGWTTKDSKTEYRLARLKN